One segment of Solidesulfovibrio sp. DNA contains the following:
- a CDS encoding aminotransferase class IV yields the protein MIVWLDGALVAAETARIAPSDRGLTLGDGLFETMLAQGGRVARLGAHLDRLRAGAALLRLALPPLDWPGITAATLAANGLDQAVVRLTVTRGAAARGLLPPAAPGAPTVLLAAAARPPQPPPASCVVATVTRRNERSPLCGVKSLNALDNVLARLEAADRGADDALLRNTAGRLAESTMANLFVVKGGQLHTPPLAEGALPGIMRAAVMARCRVRETRLSAQDVVRADEAFLTNSLGIRPIARLDGRAIGQGRVAAGLRDLADG from the coding sequence ATGATCGTCTGGCTTGACGGCGCGCTGGTCGCGGCCGAGACGGCCCGCATCGCCCCGAGCGACCGGGGGCTGACCCTGGGGGACGGGCTGTTCGAGACCATGCTGGCCCAGGGCGGGCGCGTGGCGCGCCTGGGGGCCCACCTCGACCGCCTGCGGGCGGGGGCGGCCCTGCTGCGCCTGGCCCTGCCGCCGCTCGACTGGCCGGGAATCACGGCCGCGACCCTGGCGGCCAACGGCCTCGACCAGGCGGTGGTGCGCCTGACCGTCACCCGGGGCGCGGCCGCGCGGGGGCTCTTGCCGCCGGCGGCCCCGGGCGCGCCCACGGTCCTGCTGGCCGCCGCCGCCCGGCCGCCGCAGCCGCCGCCGGCCAGCTGCGTCGTGGCCACGGTCACCCGGCGAAACGAGCGCTCGCCCCTTTGCGGCGTCAAATCCCTCAACGCCCTGGACAACGTCCTGGCCCGGCTGGAAGCGGCGGACCGGGGCGCCGACGACGCCTTGCTGCGAAACACCGCCGGCCGCCTCGCCGAAAGCACCATGGCCAACCTGTTCGTGGTCAAGGGCGGCCAGCTCCATACCCCGCCCCTGGCCGAGGGGGCGTTGCCCGGGATCATGCGCGCCGCGGTCATGGCCCGGTGCCGGGTGCGCGAAACGCGCCTTTCGGCGCAGGACGTGGTCCGGGCCGACGAGGCGTTTTTGACCAACAGCCTGGGCATAAGGCCCATCGCGCGCCTGGACGGGCGGGCCATCGGGCAGGGCCGGGTGGCGGCGGGCCTGCGCGACCTGGCCGACGGCTGA
- a CDS encoding PLP-dependent aspartate aminotransferase family protein: MHLESYLAQCGSRWDDRTGATTMPIYQTATFRHPGLGRSTGYDYSRSGNPTRAVLEEALAHCDGGCRGLCFASGMAALDCLARLFAPGDRIVVTEDLYGGTYRLFERVYRPLGIEAVYADTSDTAAVEAALRPGARALVVESPTNPLLKVADLRALGRLARARGALFVVDNTFMTPLLQRPLALGADIAVYSATKYLGGHNDVVGGALVVRDPAVAERLAFLQNAAGAVLGPQDCWLLLRGLKTLGVRLRRQQAGARAVAAFLRGHPAVTRVLYPGLDDHPGHDRQCIQAAGFGAMVSFELADPSRVADILAGVEVFLFAESLGGVESLITLPAVQTHADIEPETRARLGVTDGLLRLSIGLEEPDDLVADLEAVLGPTR; encoded by the coding sequence ATGCACCTGGAAAGCTACCTCGCCCAATGCGGCTCCCGCTGGGACGACCGCACCGGGGCCACGACCATGCCCATCTACCAGACGGCCACCTTCCGGCATCCCGGCCTGGGGCGATCCACGGGCTACGATTATTCGCGTTCGGGCAACCCGACCCGGGCGGTGCTGGAGGAGGCCCTGGCCCACTGCGACGGCGGCTGCCGGGGGCTGTGCTTCGCCTCGGGCATGGCCGCCCTGGACTGCCTGGCCCGGCTGTTCGCCCCGGGCGACCGGATCGTGGTCACCGAGGACCTCTACGGCGGCACCTACCGGCTTTTCGAGCGCGTCTACCGGCCGCTGGGCATCGAGGCCGTCTATGCGGACACGTCGGACACCGCCGCCGTGGAAGCGGCCCTGCGGCCCGGGGCCAGGGCGCTGGTCGTGGAAAGCCCGACCAACCCCCTGCTCAAGGTGGCGGACCTGCGCGCCCTGGGCCGGCTGGCCCGGGCCCGCGGCGCGCTATTCGTCGTGGACAACACCTTCATGACGCCGCTTTTGCAGCGCCCGCTGGCCCTTGGGGCGGACATCGCCGTGTACAGCGCCACGAAATACCTGGGCGGCCACAACGACGTGGTGGGCGGGGCGCTGGTCGTGCGGGACCCGGCCGTGGCCGAGCGGCTGGCCTTTTTGCAAAACGCCGCCGGCGCGGTCCTGGGGCCCCAGGACTGCTGGCTGCTGCTGCGGGGCCTCAAGACCCTGGGCGTGCGGCTTCGCCGCCAGCAGGCCGGCGCCCGGGCCGTGGCCGCCTTTCTGCGCGGCCATCCGGCCGTGACCCGGGTCCTGTACCCCGGACTTGACGACCATCCCGGCCACGACCGACAATGCATCCAGGCCGCCGGTTTCGGGGCCATGGTCTCCTTCGAGCTGGCCGACCCGTCCCGGGTGGCGGACATTCTGGCCGGGGTGGAGGTGTTCCTGTTCGCCGAGAGCCTGGGCGGCGTGGAATCGCTCATCACCCTGCCGGCGGTGCAGACCCACGCCGACATCGAGCCCGAAACCCGCGCCCGCCTGGGCGTCACCGACGGCCTCCTGCGCCTGTCCATCGGCCTGGAGGAGCCCGACGACCTCGTGGCCGACCTGGAAGCGGTGCTCGGGCCGACGCGTTAA
- a CDS encoding O-acetylhomoserine aminocarboxypropyltransferase/cysteine synthase, which yields MSERHAKPGFGTLALHAGQVDDPTTHARAVPIYATASYNFTDTDHAANLFGLREFGNIYSRLMNPTNDVLEKRLAALDGGIGGLALASGQAAITAAILTITHAGQNFIASKNLYGGTWTLFTQTFKKLGVTARFFDPAKPEAIRELADADTRCVYIESLGNPRNDVPDFGRLAEIAHALGVPLIVDNTVTPLVLRPIEHGADIVVYSTTKFLGGHGVHIGGAIVDSGNFPWAADPAKWPEFAAPDPAYHGMVFTDALAPLGNLAYVIHIRTHWLRDTGGCMSPFAAFLFLLGVETLHLRMPRHCANALAVARFLEAHPAVAWVNYPGLESHPDHALAGRYLPDGAGAIIGFGIKGGREAGARLINNVKLASHLANIGDAKTLIIHPASTTHQQLTDEEQRATGVTPEYVRLSVGIEDAADIIADLDQALRAAVGA from the coding sequence ATGAGCGAGCGACACGCCAAACCCGGTTTCGGCACCCTGGCCCTGCACGCCGGCCAGGTCGACGACCCCACCACCCACGCCCGGGCCGTGCCCATCTACGCCACGGCCTCCTACAACTTCACCGACACCGACCACGCCGCCAACCTGTTCGGCTTGCGGGAATTCGGCAACATCTACTCGCGCCTGATGAACCCGACCAACGACGTGCTGGAGAAACGCCTGGCCGCCCTGGACGGCGGCATCGGCGGCCTGGCCCTGGCCAGCGGCCAGGCCGCCATCACCGCCGCCATCCTGACCATCACCCATGCCGGCCAGAACTTCATCGCCTCGAAAAACCTCTACGGCGGCACCTGGACGCTTTTCACCCAGACCTTCAAGAAGCTCGGCGTGACGGCGCGCTTTTTCGACCCGGCCAAACCCGAGGCCATCCGCGAGCTGGCCGACGCCGACACCCGTTGCGTCTATATCGAGAGCCTGGGCAACCCGCGAAACGACGTGCCGGATTTCGGGCGCCTGGCCGAAATCGCCCACGCGCTCGGCGTGCCGCTGATCGTGGACAACACGGTCACGCCCCTTGTGCTGCGCCCCATCGAGCACGGCGCGGACATCGTGGTCTATTCCACCACCAAGTTCCTCGGCGGCCACGGCGTGCACATCGGCGGGGCCATCGTGGACAGCGGCAACTTCCCCTGGGCGGCGGACCCGGCCAAATGGCCCGAGTTCGCCGCCCCGGACCCGGCCTACCACGGCATGGTCTTCACCGATGCCCTGGCGCCCCTGGGCAACCTGGCCTACGTCATCCACATCCGCACCCATTGGCTGCGCGACACCGGCGGCTGCATGAGCCCCTTCGCCGCCTTCCTCTTCCTGCTCGGCGTCGAGACCCTGCACCTGCGCATGCCCCGGCACTGCGCGAACGCCCTGGCCGTGGCCCGGTTCCTCGAAGCCCATCCGGCCGTGGCCTGGGTCAACTATCCCGGCCTGGAGAGCCACCCCGACCATGCCCTGGCCGGGCGCTACCTGCCCGACGGCGCCGGGGCCATCATCGGCTTCGGCATCAAGGGCGGCCGGGAAGCCGGCGCGAGGCTCATCAACAACGTGAAACTGGCCAGCCACCTGGCCAACATCGGCGACGCCAAGACCCTGATCATCCACCCGGCTTCCACCACCCACCAGCAGCTCACCGACGAGGAACAGCGGGCCACGGGCGTCACGCCCGAATACGTGCGCCTAAGCGTCGGCATCGAGGACGCGGCCGACATCATCGCCGACCTCGACCAGGCCCTGCGGGCGGCCGTGGGCGCGTAG
- the pabB gene encoding aminodeoxychorismate synthase component I, whose product MGTRRSLTVRRLPFGAADFHDLVRACRDRRHFVFLDSRLAASPLSRHSYVCFDPVAVARVWGQTTRLAWWSGRVEEHRGNAFAILRETLRPCLADPAGLPPQARDCFPGGFAGYLGYPLRHQVEALPARAVDDQGLPHAVLGLYNFAVVLDHRDNRVFLCHFDPQAPCAKPDAPALEAELLAAVRNASKPADEPTGPPEAAAAVETSLSRQAYLEAVGRIKEYILAGDIYQANLTQRLRLPLSGRRPFALYERLMRINPAPFSAYLDFGDVQVLSSSPERFLAVAGDRVETRPIKGTVRRGETPEEDRRLREWLRHSAKNRAELAMIVDLMRNDLGRVCRTGSVRVGPFPEVETYASVHHLVATVTGRLTRGADVFDLLGATFPGGSITGAPKIRAMEIIDALEPVERGIYTGSIGYIGVNGLSDMNIAIRTIVVAGGLASLNAGGGIVMDSDPEDEYAESLLKARNLLRALGLDREGRAAPREAHRHDRLA is encoded by the coding sequence ATGGGCACGCGACGAAGCCTCACCGTCCGCCGGCTGCCCTTCGGGGCCGCGGATTTTCACGACCTGGTCCGGGCCTGCCGGGACAGGCGCCATTTCGTCTTCCTCGACAGCCGGCTGGCCGCAAGCCCCTTGAGCCGGCATTCCTACGTGTGCTTCGACCCCGTGGCCGTGGCCCGGGTATGGGGCCAAACGACGCGGCTTGCCTGGTGGTCGGGGCGCGTCGAGGAACACCGGGGAAACGCCTTCGCCATCCTGCGCGAGACCTTGCGGCCCTGCCTGGCCGATCCGGCCGGGCTGCCGCCCCAGGCCCGGGACTGCTTCCCCGGCGGCTTCGCGGGCTACCTCGGCTATCCGCTGCGCCACCAGGTCGAGGCCCTGCCGGCCAGGGCCGTGGACGACCAGGGCCTTCCCCACGCCGTGCTCGGGCTCTACAACTTCGCGGTGGTCCTCGACCACCGCGACAACCGGGTGTTCCTGTGCCATTTCGACCCGCAAGCGCCCTGCGCCAAGCCCGACGCCCCGGCCCTCGAAGCCGAACTGCTGGCGGCCGTCCGGAACGCCTCGAAACCCGCCGACGAGCCCACCGGCCCACCGGAGGCGGCCGCGGCCGTGGAGACCAGCCTGTCGCGCCAGGCCTACCTGGAGGCGGTCGGGCGCATCAAGGAATACATCCTGGCCGGCGACATCTACCAGGCCAACCTGACCCAGCGCCTGCGCCTGCCCCTTTCGGGGCGCCGCCCCTTCGCGCTTTACGAACGCCTCATGCGGATAAACCCGGCGCCGTTTTCCGCCTACCTGGACTTCGGCGACGTCCAGGTCCTGTCGTCGTCGCCGGAGCGCTTTCTCGCCGTGGCCGGGGACCGGGTGGAGACGCGGCCCATCAAGGGCACCGTCCGGCGGGGCGAAACCCCCGAAGAGGACCGGCGGCTGCGGGAATGGCTTCGCCACAGCGCCAAGAACCGGGCCGAACTGGCCATGATCGTGGACCTCATGCGCAACGACCTGGGCCGGGTCTGCCGGACCGGCTCGGTGCGGGTGGGGCCCTTCCCGGAGGTCGAGACCTATGCCTCGGTGCACCACCTGGTGGCCACGGTCACGGGGCGGCTGACCCGGGGCGCGGACGTCTTCGACCTGCTCGGGGCCACCTTTCCGGGCGGCTCCATCACCGGGGCGCCCAAAATCCGCGCCATGGAGATCATCGACGCCCTCGAACCGGTGGAGCGCGGGATCTACACCGGCTCCATCGGCTACATCGGCGTCAACGGGCTGTCGGATATGAACATCGCCATCCGCACCATCGTGGTGGCCGGTGGCCTGGCCAGCCTCAACGCCGGCGGCGGCATCGTCATGGATTCGGATCCCGAGGACGAGTACGCCGAATCGCTGCTCAAGGCCCGCAACCTGCTGCGGGCGCTCGGCCTTGATCGGGAGGGCCGGGCCGCTCCCCGGGAGGCGCACCGCCATGATCGTCTGGCTTGA
- a CDS encoding aminodeoxychorismate/anthranilate synthase component II: MNGAGRVVMIDNYDSFTFNIVQYIGMLGHAVEVVRNDRLDVAGIAALRPDYLVISPGPRAPADAGVSLEAIRGLGGRIPVLGVCLGHQCINEAYGGRTVRAPQAVHGKVSAVHHEGKGIFAGCPNAFAAARYHSLAADPSGLGRGLEVTAWTADGVVMGLRHASLPVEGVQFHPESFLTQEGLRLFSNFFSLY, encoded by the coding sequence ATGAACGGAGCCGGCCGGGTCGTGATGATCGACAACTACGACTCGTTTACCTTCAACATCGTCCAATACATCGGCATGCTCGGCCACGCCGTCGAGGTCGTGCGAAACGACCGCCTCGACGTGGCCGGCATCGCGGCCCTTCGCCCCGACTACCTGGTCATCTCGCCCGGCCCCAGGGCCCCGGCCGACGCCGGCGTGTCCCTGGAGGCCATCCGCGGCCTCGGCGGCCGGATTCCCGTCCTGGGCGTGTGCCTGGGCCACCAGTGCATCAACGAGGCCTACGGCGGCCGCACCGTCCGCGCCCCCCAAGCCGTGCACGGCAAGGTCAGCGCCGTCCACCACGAGGGCAAGGGCATTTTCGCCGGCTGCCCCAACGCCTTCGCCGCCGCCCGTTACCACTCCCTGGCGGCCGACCCGTCCGGGCTTGGCCGGGGGCTCGAGGTCACGGCCTGGACGGCGGACGGCGTGGTCATGGGCCTGCGCCACGCCAGCCTCCCCGTGGAGGGGGTGCAGTTCCATCCCGAGTCCTTCCTGACCCAGGAAGGACTGCGGCTTTTCAGCAACTTCTTCAGCCTGTATTGA
- the hydE gene encoding [FeFe] hydrogenase H-cluster radical SAM maturase HydE has translation MEPAWNLPDILRLLATRPGEARQALYDRADAVRREYMGDEVFLRGIIEFSNICRNDCLYCGIRASNDRVARYRLGEAEILELARRMPEHGQTTVVLQSGEAPSREGDAALARLIARIKAETPLAVTVSVGNRPREVYAAWRDSGMDRYLLRFETSDPALFARLHPDCGLAERLHCLEDLRSLGVQLGSGFMIGLPGERRETLAENILLCRGLELDMIGIGPFLAHPDTPLGGARNAYALDPDMHFLALAVTRLVNPDAHIPATTAYDALFPGSGRNLALTRGANVFMPSATPGQRRRDYLLYPDKPCVDETGDMCARCVMGRLAALNRRVGIGPGHGRRSPNVTSNPKEFQS, from the coding sequence ATGGAGCCTGCCTGGAACCTGCCGGACATCCTGCGCTTGCTGGCCACGAGGCCCGGAGAGGCGCGACAGGCCCTCTACGACAGGGCCGACGCCGTGCGCCGGGAATACATGGGTGATGAAGTCTTTTTGCGCGGTATCATTGAATTTTCGAACATCTGCCGCAACGACTGCCTCTACTGCGGCATCCGGGCCTCCAACGACCGGGTGGCCCGCTACCGCCTGGGCGAGGCGGAGATCCTGGAACTGGCCAGGCGCATGCCGGAGCACGGCCAAACCACCGTGGTGCTGCAATCGGGCGAGGCGCCGTCCAGGGAGGGCGACGCGGCGCTGGCCCGGCTCATCGCCCGGATCAAGGCCGAAACGCCCCTGGCCGTCACCGTCTCCGTGGGCAACCGGCCCCGCGAGGTCTACGCCGCCTGGCGCGACAGCGGCATGGACCGCTACCTGCTGCGTTTCGAGACCAGCGACCCGGCGCTTTTCGCCAGGCTCCATCCCGACTGCGGCCTGGCCGAGCGGCTCCACTGCCTGGAGGACCTGCGGTCGCTTGGCGTCCAGCTCGGCAGCGGCTTCATGATCGGCCTGCCCGGGGAGCGCCGGGAGACCCTGGCCGAAAACATCCTGCTGTGCCGCGGCCTCGAACTGGACATGATCGGCATCGGGCCGTTCCTGGCCCATCCGGACACGCCCCTTGGCGGGGCGCGAAACGCCTACGCCCTGGACCCGGACATGCATTTCCTGGCCCTGGCCGTTACGCGCCTGGTCAACCCCGACGCCCACATTCCGGCCACCACGGCCTACGACGCCCTGTTCCCCGGCTCGGGCCGCAACCTGGCCCTGACCCGGGGGGCCAACGTCTTCATGCCCAGCGCCACCCCCGGGCAGCGGCGCCGGGACTACCTGCTCTACCCCGACAAGCCCTGCGTGGACGAAACCGGCGACATGTGCGCCCGCTGCGTCATGGGCCGGCTGGCGGCCCTGAACCGCCGGGTGGGCATCGGTCCCGGCCACGGCCGCCGCAGCCCGAACGTCACCTCCAACCCCAAGGAATTCCAGTCATGA
- a CDS encoding methyl-accepting chemotaxis protein: MRQPSLRFVVSAPVVLSVLVGLGALVGYAAHSSSSLVAHLGQPGLDAPSGAELLLRQRLWLIALGLGSLALTTTTVLLVARGSVTRPLDRLRAYAARIATGDFKARLDGDFRGECGGLADALRHLVGEFKTRLGFAEGVLVGIPTPYGIVGADGKISWTNAELYGLLEKKASWETYVGQNAGQYYWNDPGRETLLDAALRQRQPQSGEFDYASPSGKARRIAERATPFYGLDGALLGAISFWTDLTQIHRQNERIARQNDAISRTASQASDVTNHMAAAAGELSAQIEQASRGAQEQNDRVQATAAAMEEINATILEVAKNASAAAQSTDDAGGKARRGADLARDVAAAVAGVREEAEVLTENMRHLDDQARGIGAIMDVISGIADQTNLLALNAAIEAARAGDAGRGFAVVADEVRKLAETTMQATKEVEQTISGVHKGMADAAQHVEQAVARVGQATELVGHSGEALGAIVAVVEAAGDQVRAIATAAQQQSATSEEINRAVETISAIAAETAQGMRQSAEAVSRLARQARELDALMADLHADAAA; the protein is encoded by the coding sequence ATGCGACAGCCATCCCTGCGTTTCGTTGTCTCCGCCCCGGTCGTCCTTTCCGTCCTCGTCGGCCTGGGGGCGCTCGTCGGCTATGCCGCCCATTCCTCCTCCTCCCTGGTCGCGCACCTGGGGCAGCCGGGCCTCGACGCGCCGTCCGGCGCCGAGCTGCTCCTGCGGCAGCGCCTGTGGCTCATCGCCCTGGGCCTGGGCAGCCTGGCCCTCACCACGACCACCGTCCTGCTCGTCGCGCGCGGCAGCGTCACGCGCCCCCTGGACAGGCTGCGCGCCTATGCCGCCCGGATCGCCACCGGGGATTTCAAGGCCCGGCTGGACGGGGATTTTCGCGGCGAATGCGGCGGCCTGGCCGACGCACTGCGCCATCTGGTCGGGGAATTCAAGACCCGGCTCGGCTTTGCCGAGGGCGTGCTCGTCGGCATCCCCACGCCCTACGGCATCGTGGGCGCGGACGGCAAAATCAGCTGGACCAACGCCGAGCTGTACGGCCTGCTCGAAAAAAAGGCCTCCTGGGAAACGTATGTCGGGCAAAACGCCGGCCAGTACTACTGGAACGACCCGGGCCGCGAGACGCTGCTGGACGCGGCCCTGCGGCAGCGGCAGCCCCAGTCCGGGGAGTTCGACTACGCAAGCCCCTCGGGCAAGGCCAGGCGCATCGCCGAGCGGGCCACGCCCTTCTACGGCCTCGACGGCGCCCTCCTCGGCGCCATCTCCTTCTGGACCGACCTCACCCAGATCCATCGGCAAAACGAGCGCATCGCCCGGCAAAACGACGCCATTTCCCGCACCGCCTCCCAGGCCTCGGACGTGACCAACCACATGGCCGCGGCGGCCGGGGAGCTCTCGGCCCAGATCGAACAGGCCAGCCGGGGAGCCCAGGAACAAAACGACCGGGTGCAGGCCACGGCCGCCGCCATGGAGGAGATCAACGCCACCATCCTCGAAGTGGCCAAAAACGCCTCGGCCGCCGCCCAAAGCACCGACGACGCCGGCGGCAAGGCCCGCCGGGGCGCGGACCTGGCCCGGGACGTCGCGGCCGCCGTGGCCGGCGTGCGCGAGGAGGCCGAGGTGCTCACCGAAAACATGCGCCACCTCGACGACCAGGCCCGGGGCATCGGCGCCATCATGGACGTCATCTCCGGCATCGCCGACCAGACCAACCTGCTGGCCTTAAACGCCGCCATCGAGGCGGCCCGGGCCGGCGATGCCGGGCGCGGTTTCGCCGTGGTGGCCGACGAGGTCCGAAAACTCGCCGAAACGACCATGCAGGCCACCAAGGAAGTGGAGCAGACCATCAGCGGCGTGCACAAGGGCATGGCCGACGCCGCCCAGCACGTGGAACAGGCCGTGGCCCGGGTCGGCCAGGCCACGGAACTGGTCGGGCATTCGGGCGAGGCCCTCGGCGCCATCGTCGCCGTGGTCGAGGCCGCCGGCGACCAGGTGCGGGCCATCGCCACGGCGGCGCAGCAGCAGTCCGCCACCTCCGAGGAGATCAACCGGGCCGTGGAGACCATCAGCGCCATCGCCGCGGAAACGGCCCAGGGCATGCGCCAGTCGGCCGAGGCCGTCTCCCGCCTGGCCAGGCAGGCCAGGGAGCTCGATGCGCTCATGGCCGACCTGCACGCCGACGCGGCCGCCTGA
- a CDS encoding aminotransferase class I/II-fold pyridoxal phosphate-dependent enzyme has product MDFQTLLIHGGENPDDGLGDLAPPIHVSSTYAQADPERFGPYTYARSGNPTRTALEAAIAALEGGARGLAFASGMAAIASTLLLFAPGDHLIVCRDLYGGAYRVLTGLFARWGLETSFVDTADLAAVARAVTPHTRAVYVESPSNPLLAITDLAAVAGLAKAKGLTSIVDNTFMTPYLQRPLALGFDIVVHSATKFLGGHSDLVAGLAVTADAALGLRLAGIQNAFGAVLPPLDSWLLLRGLRTLAVRLAAEQATAGELAAWLAGRDDLARVHYPGLAGHPGQDIHRAQADGPGAVLSFELQSPAAAKAFMRALTLPKLAVSLGGVESILSYPATMSHAAMPAAERAARGISDALVRLSVGLESAADLKADLDRALAAARARPAP; this is encoded by the coding sequence ATGGATTTCCAAACGCTTCTCATCCACGGCGGCGAAAACCCGGACGACGGCCTCGGCGACCTGGCCCCGCCCATCCACGTGAGTTCCACCTACGCCCAGGCCGACCCCGAGCGCTTCGGCCCCTACACCTATGCCCGCAGCGGCAACCCCACCCGGACCGCCCTGGAAGCGGCCATCGCCGCCCTGGAAGGCGGGGCGCGCGGCCTGGCCTTCGCCTCGGGCATGGCGGCCATCGCCTCGACCCTGCTCCTTTTCGCCCCGGGCGACCACCTGATCGTCTGCCGCGACCTCTACGGCGGGGCCTACCGCGTGCTGACCGGCCTTTTCGCCCGCTGGGGCCTGGAGACGAGCTTCGTGGACACGGCCGACCTGGCGGCCGTCGCCCGCGCCGTCACCCCGCACACCCGGGCCGTGTACGTGGAAAGCCCGTCCAACCCGCTGCTGGCCATCACGGACCTGGCCGCCGTGGCCGGCCTGGCCAAGGCCAAGGGGCTGACCTCGATTGTCGACAACACCTTCATGACGCCCTATCTCCAGCGGCCGCTGGCCCTGGGCTTCGACATCGTGGTGCACAGCGCCACCAAGTTCCTGGGCGGCCACAGCGACCTGGTGGCCGGCCTTGCCGTCACGGCCGACGCGGCACTGGGTCTCCGGCTGGCCGGCATCCAGAACGCCTTCGGCGCGGTGCTGCCGCCCCTGGACTCCTGGCTGCTGCTGCGCGGCCTGCGCACCCTGGCCGTGCGCCTGGCCGCCGAGCAGGCCACGGCCGGGGAACTGGCCGCCTGGCTGGCCGGACGCGACGACCTGGCCCGGGTCCACTACCCGGGGCTGGCCGGCCATCCCGGGCAGGACATCCACCGGGCCCAGGCCGACGGCCCCGGGGCCGTGCTCAGTTTCGAGCTGCAAAGCCCGGCGGCGGCGAAAGCCTTCATGCGGGCGCTGACCCTGCCCAAGCTGGCCGTGAGCCTGGGCGGGGTGGAGTCCATCCTGTCCTACCCGGCCACCATGTCCCACGCGGCCATGCCGGCCGCCGAGCGGGCGGCGCGCGGCATCTCCGACGCCCTGGTGCGGCTGTCCGTGGGCCTGGAATCGGCCGCCGACCTCAAGGCGGACCTGGACCGGGCCCTGGCCGCCGCCCGGGCCCGCCCCGCCCCTTGA
- a CDS encoding Rrf2 family transcriptional regulator, whose translation MWVTQKCQYALRALFELAKREGRGVVRAADIAANQAIPKRFLEVILHQLRQGGFVDSQRGKEGGFFLSRPAENITVGELIRFIDGPINPVDCQLERPQFDCSLKGNCVFIGLWEEARQALERVYDTKTLKDLVEREQAMLGADGLSYCI comes from the coding sequence ATGTGGGTCACGCAAAAATGCCAATACGCCCTGCGGGCGCTGTTCGAACTGGCCAAACGGGAAGGCCGGGGCGTGGTGCGCGCGGCGGACATCGCCGCCAACCAGGCCATTCCCAAACGTTTTCTGGAGGTGATCCTGCACCAGTTGCGCCAGGGCGGGTTCGTGGACTCCCAGCGCGGCAAGGAAGGCGGTTTTTTTCTGAGCCGCCCGGCCGAGAACATCACGGTGGGTGAGCTCATCCGCTTCATCGACGGCCCCATCAACCCCGTGGACTGTCAGCTGGAACGGCCGCAGTTCGACTGTTCGCTCAAGGGCAACTGCGTTTTCATCGGCCTGTGGGAGGAGGCGCGCCAGGCCCTGGAGCGCGTCTACGACACCAAGACCCTCAAGGACCTGGTGGAACGGGAACAGGCCATGCTCGGGGCCGACGGCCTCTCCTACTGCATCTGA
- a CDS encoding MOSC domain-containing protein, whose translation MAVVHTVCISERKGEKKQAVPSVTLREDFGAEGDAHGGSGRQVSLLALEGVRRMQAKLPSIIPGDFAENLTVEGLNELGLAPGDRVRVGRDALLEITQIGKECHGHGCAIMRAVGSCVMPKEGIFAKVVAGGTVRAGDAVLRETRS comes from the coding sequence ATGGCCGTCGTGCATACCGTGTGTATCAGCGAACGCAAGGGCGAGAAGAAACAAGCGGTGCCGTCCGTGACCCTGCGCGAGGATTTCGGCGCCGAGGGCGACGCCCACGGCGGTTCCGGCCGGCAGGTGAGCCTGCTGGCCCTGGAGGGGGTGCGGCGCATGCAGGCCAAACTGCCGTCCATCATCCCCGGGGATTTCGCCGAGAACCTGACCGTGGAAGGCCTCAACGAGCTGGGGCTCGCCCCGGGCGACCGGGTCCGCGTGGGCCGCGACGCCCTGCTGGAGATCACCCAGATCGGCAAGGAGTGCCATGGCCACGGCTGCGCCATCATGCGGGCCGTGGGCTCGTGCGTCATGCCCAAGGAAGGCATTTTCGCCAAGGTCGTCGCCGGCGGCACCGTGCGGGCCGGCGATGCCGTGCTGCGGGAGACAAGGAGCTAG